GTCCTCGGGCAGGGGCGCACAGGTGATCTCGGAGGCCGAGCCGATCTGCGAAAGGACCACCCTGGCCAGCTCCCCGACCTGCAGCTCGGCGGGGTTGCCCAGGTTGACCGGCCCCGTGAACCCGTCCGGCGACTCCATCAGGGCGACTAGCCCCTCCACCATATCGTCGACGTAGCAGAAGGAGCGGGTCTGGGTCCCCTCGCCGGGAATGGTCAGGGGCTCACCGCGCAGGGCCTGCAGGACCATGCCGGCCACCACCCGCCCGTCCTCCGGGTGCATGCGGGGGCCGTAGGTGTTGAAGATCCGCGCGACCTTGATCCGCACGTCGTGCTGGCGGTGGTAGTCGAAGAAGAGGGTCTCGGCGCAGCGTTTTCCTTCATCATAGCAGGCCCGCGGGCCGATGGGATTGACGTGGCCCCAGTAATCCTCCCCCTGGGGATGGACCCGGGCGTCACCGTAGACCTCGGAGGTGGAGGCCTGAAGGATCTTCGCCCCCGCGTCCCGGGCCAGGTTGAGCATGTTCATCGCTCCGAGCAGGCAGGTGCTCACCGTCGTCACGGGGGTCAGCCGGTAAGCATCCGGGGTGGCGGCGCAGGCCAGGTTGTAAACCTCCTGCACCTCCAGGCTGAGGGGCCGGGTGACATCGTGGTAGAGGAGTTCGAAGTAGGGGTCGTCCAGCAGGTGAGCGATGTTGCGCCTGCTGCCGGTAAGGAAGTTGTCGAGGCAGAG
Above is a genomic segment from Desulfuromonas sp. containing:
- a CDS encoding UDP-glucuronic acid decarboxylase family protein, with the translated sequence MHFKKRVLVTGGAGFIGSHLCEALLRRGCEVLCLDNFLTGSRRNIAHLLDDPYFELLYHDVTRPLSLEVQEVYNLACAATPDAYRLTPVTTVSTCLLGAMNMLNLARDAGAKILQASTSEVYGDARVHPQGEDYWGHVNPIGPRACYDEGKRCAETLFFDYHRQHDVRIKVARIFNTYGPRMHPEDGRVVAGMVLQALRGEPLTIPGEGTQTRSFCYVDDMVEGLVALMESPDGFTGPVNLGNPAELQVGELARVVLSQIGSASEITCAPLPEDDPRQRRPDISLAREALDWSPQIPLQKGLRKTIDYFQEIVHELRKNDRRKQVREKGSDFPKVVGEP